One Meiothermus sp. QL-1 DNA segment encodes these proteins:
- a CDS encoding acyl-CoA thioesterase, translating into MSEARTLELVFPEHANPGGNAFGGFVLGLMDKVGSYAAVRRARKRCVTVRVGEVVFEVPIKVGDLLEVVAHVVRVGRTSLTVEVEVYRENLREPKVLATKGNLTYVAVDDQGRPVPVDEPPPQV; encoded by the coding sequence ATGAGCGAGGCACGTACCCTGGAGTTGGTCTTTCCCGAGCACGCCAACCCTGGCGGCAACGCTTTCGGCGGCTTCGTGCTGGGCCTCATGGACAAGGTGGGCTCGTACGCGGCCGTCCGAAGAGCCCGGAAGCGCTGCGTGACCGTGCGGGTAGGGGAGGTGGTCTTCGAGGTGCCCATCAAGGTGGGGGACCTGCTCGAGGTGGTGGCGCACGTGGTGCGGGTGGGCCGCACCTCGCTGACGGTCGAGGTCGAGGTCTACCGGGAAAACCTGCGCGAGCCCAAGGTGCTCGCCACCAAGGGCAACCTGACCTACGTGGCGGTGGACGATCAGGGCCGGCCGGTGCCGGTGGACGAGCCGCCCCCTCAGGTCTGA
- a CDS encoding Glu/Leu/Phe/Val dehydrogenase, which produces MPFKNAYRPPGEASLWESFLRRLEATLKVAQIHPATIQYLTHPKRIVGVSLPVVMDDGSVRNFTGYRVIHNIARGPALGGVRYHPEVSLGQTCGMAAWMTLKAAVYGLPFGGSAGGVAVEPQRLSRRELERLSRRYVTELIELLGPDEDVLAPDVGTNEAIMAWFQDTFTMTRGQTILSAVTGKPPMLGGVAVRDEGGGQGLVYVLSDLARFHGWPLEGATLAVQGFGQVGGAVARYAVKEGLRVVAVSTSRGGVYNPEGLDIAALEAYYQQQGSLVGFPGGRPIANLELLGLPVDYLVPAALEGAIHEQNARQVRARVVIEGANGAITPEAEYLLKLNGVYVVPDVLANGGGLVLSYLEWVQDLSMLFFEEGEVQQRLRDFIHQSLRAVLERARPLGGDLRAGAYALAVERINEATRLRGVYP; this is translated from the coding sequence GTGCCCTTCAAAAACGCCTACCGTCCCCCGGGGGAGGCCAGCTTGTGGGAGAGTTTTCTGCGCCGCCTCGAGGCCACCCTCAAAGTGGCCCAGATCCACCCCGCCACCATCCAGTACCTGACCCACCCCAAGCGCATCGTGGGGGTCTCGCTGCCGGTGGTGATGGACGATGGCAGCGTGCGCAACTTCACGGGCTACCGGGTCATTCACAACATCGCCCGAGGCCCGGCGTTGGGGGGGGTGCGCTACCACCCCGAGGTGAGCCTGGGCCAGACCTGCGGGATGGCCGCCTGGATGACCCTCAAGGCGGCGGTCTACGGCCTGCCCTTTGGGGGCTCGGCCGGGGGGGTGGCGGTGGAGCCGCAGCGGCTTTCCCGGCGCGAGCTCGAGCGGCTTTCGCGCCGCTATGTGACCGAGCTCATCGAGCTTTTAGGCCCCGACGAGGACGTGCTGGCCCCCGATGTGGGCACCAACGAGGCCATCATGGCCTGGTTCCAGGACACCTTCACCATGACCCGCGGCCAGACCATCCTGAGCGCCGTGACCGGCAAGCCCCCCATGCTGGGGGGGGTGGCGGTGCGGGACGAGGGGGGCGGGCAGGGGCTGGTTTACGTCCTCTCCGACCTGGCCCGCTTCCACGGCTGGCCGCTGGAAGGGGCCACGCTGGCGGTCCAGGGCTTTGGCCAGGTGGGCGGGGCGGTGGCCCGCTATGCGGTGAAGGAGGGCCTTAGGGTGGTGGCGGTCTCCACCAGCCGGGGCGGGGTCTACAACCCCGAGGGCCTGGACATAGCCGCGCTGGAAGCCTACTACCAGCAGCAGGGCAGCCTGGTGGGCTTTCCCGGGGGGCGCCCCATCGCCAACCTCGAGCTCCTCGGCCTGCCGGTGGACTACCTGGTGCCGGCGGCGCTCGAGGGGGCCATCCACGAGCAGAACGCCCGCCAGGTGCGGGCCCGGGTGGTCATCGAGGGGGCCAACGGGGCCATCACTCCCGAGGCCGAGTACCTGCTCAAGCTAAACGGGGTCTACGTGGTGCCCGATGTGTTGGCCAACGGGGGAGGGCTGGTGCTCTCCTACTTGGAGTGGGTGCAGGACCTCTCCATGCTCTTCTTCGAGGAGGGCGAGGTGCAGCAGCGCCTGCGCGACTTCATCCACCAAAGCCTCCGGGCGGTGCTCGAGCGGGCCCGGCCCCTCGGGGGCGACCTCCGGGCCGGGGCCTATGCCCTGGCAGTAGAGCGCATCAACGAGGCCACCCGCCTGCGCGGGGTGTATCCGTGA
- a CDS encoding Glu/Leu/Phe/Val dehydrogenase, translating to MKSEPLSYLCDENMGPWEIYLAQVDRVTPYLGKLAFWVEDLKRPKRILVVDVPVQLDDGSVAHFEGYRVHHNTFRGPAKGGVRYHQDVTLAEVMALAAWMTIKNAAVGLPYGGGKGGVRVDPRKLSPGELERLTRRYTSEIGILIGPDKDIPAPDLGTGAREMAWMMDTYSMNVGRTAPGVVTGKPIAVGGSLGRQDATGRGVFVTAAAAAEKIGLPLEGSRVVVQGFGNVGNAAARIFHDHGARVVAVADVTGAIRNDGGIDPYDLLGYVRQMGGVRGYPKAEAIPPAELFATPCEFLIPAALEKQITEANAWKIQARIIAEGANGPTTPAADDILAERGIVVVPDVIANAGGVTVSYFEWVQDFNSFFWSEEEINARLERLMRQAFEAVWQVAQEKRVTLRTAAYIVAATRVLEARAMLGLYP from the coding sequence ATGAAATCAGAACCCCTTTCCTATCTGTGCGACGAGAATATGGGCCCCTGGGAGATTTACCTGGCCCAGGTGGACCGGGTGACCCCCTATCTGGGCAAGCTGGCTTTCTGGGTGGAGGACCTGAAGCGCCCCAAGCGCATTTTGGTGGTGGACGTACCGGTGCAGCTCGACGACGGCTCGGTGGCCCACTTCGAGGGGTACCGGGTGCACCACAACACCTTCCGCGGCCCGGCCAAAGGAGGGGTGCGCTACCACCAGGACGTGACCCTGGCCGAGGTGATGGCGCTGGCCGCTTGGATGACCATCAAGAACGCTGCGGTAGGGCTGCCCTATGGTGGGGGGAAGGGCGGGGTGCGGGTGGACCCGCGCAAGCTCTCCCCTGGGGAGCTGGAGCGCCTTACCCGGCGTTATACTTCGGAGATCGGCATCCTGATCGGCCCCGATAAGGATATCCCAGCCCCCGACCTTGGCACCGGAGCCCGCGAGATGGCCTGGATGATGGACACCTACTCCATGAACGTGGGCCGCACCGCCCCAGGGGTGGTGACCGGCAAGCCCATCGCGGTGGGGGGTTCGCTGGGCCGCCAGGACGCCACCGGGCGAGGGGTCTTCGTCACCGCCGCGGCGGCGGCTGAGAAGATTGGGCTGCCCCTGGAAGGCAGCCGGGTGGTGGTGCAGGGGTTTGGCAACGTTGGCAACGCTGCGGCGCGCATTTTCCACGACCACGGGGCGCGGGTGGTGGCGGTGGCCGATGTGACCGGGGCCATCCGCAACGATGGGGGCATAGACCCCTACGACCTCCTCGGCTATGTGCGCCAGATGGGGGGGGTTCGGGGTTACCCCAAGGCCGAGGCTATCCCCCCAGCCGAGCTCTTCGCCACGCCCTGCGAGTTCCTCATACCAGCGGCTTTGGAAAAGCAAATCACCGAGGCCAACGCCTGGAAAATCCAGGCCCGCATCATCGCCGAGGGGGCCAACGGCCCCACCACCCCCGCCGCCGACGACATCCTGGCTGAGCGGGGCATCGTGGTGGTGCCCGATGTGATCGCCAACGCGGGGGGGGTCACGGTGAGCTACTTCGAGTGGGTGCAGGACTTCAACAGCTTCTTCTGGAGCGAGGAGGAGATCAACGCCCGGCTCGAGCGCCTGATGCGCCAGGCCTTTGAGGCGGTCTGGCAGGTGGCCCAGGAGAAGAGGGTCACCCTGCGCACCGCGGCCTATATCGTGGCCGCCACCCGGGTGCTGGAGGCCCGGGCCATGCTGGGGCTTTACCCCTAG
- a CDS encoding GNAT family N-acetyltransferase, whose translation MTLSSTWPRHGKVTLKPFTEPLSETEWRRFYECFRDPEIAEWNGSRPLRMPLWLFKRVVMGEVGRGDRLGFGILDEQGEWLGTVELYELTPSEATLGILIGAKDRWGQGYGTDALKAVLAYAFGHMGLKRIKLRTYKHNLRAQRAFLKAGFRYVQKPAQSPPRLSFGLGPRLEFVAMEITKEEWEGF comes from the coding sequence GTGACGCTCAGCAGCACCTGGCCCCGCCACGGCAAGGTCACCCTGAAGCCCTTCACCGAGCCCTTGAGCGAGACCGAGTGGCGCCGCTTTTACGAGTGCTTTCGCGACCCCGAGATCGCCGAGTGGAATGGCAGCCGCCCCCTGCGCATGCCCCTTTGGCTCTTCAAGCGGGTGGTGATGGGCGAGGTGGGCCGGGGCGACCGGCTGGGCTTCGGCATCCTGGACGAGCAAGGCGAGTGGTTGGGCACCGTGGAGCTTTACGAGCTGACCCCTAGCGAGGCCACCCTGGGCATCCTGATTGGGGCCAAGGACCGGTGGGGCCAGGGCTACGGCACCGACGCGCTCAAGGCGGTCCTGGCCTATGCCTTCGGCCACATGGGGCTGAAAAGGATCAAGCTCCGCACCTACAAGCACAATCTGCGGGCCCAGCGGGCCTTTTTGAAGGCGGGTTTTCGCTACGTGCAAAAGCCCGCCCAGAGCCCGCCCCGCCTGAGCTTTGGCCTGGGGCCCAGGCTGGAGTTCGTGGCCATGGAGATTACCAAGGAGGAGTGGGAGGGCTTCTAG
- a CDS encoding polyprenyl synthetase family protein — MSIKDFTPDLTTLLSAFEEQLRAVVYSEVEFIRLIEEDLVTAGGKRVRPRLVFLSSNALGGVPHAMELALAVELLHSASLLHDDLVDDAETRRGKEAAFRKYGNAVSVLSGDYLLSRLMALLAQTNRMELVAMFAEVARELSEAEVLQFQVAALHEHSLENYERIIDGKTASVMRLACEGAAVLGQAPLPYREALARFGRLYGQAFQMRDDYLDLMGSPEVLGKPAGGDVREGKVTLITLHLLEQHPEEVGAILKRRGREPGDIARLRELAVASGAARRVETAIAARVEAAVAALRALPPSSAREELEALARREQVRTH; from the coding sequence ATGAGCATCAAGGACTTCACCCCCGACCTCACCACCCTCCTCAGCGCCTTCGAGGAGCAGCTTCGAGCGGTGGTCTACTCGGAGGTGGAGTTCATCCGGCTCATCGAGGAAGACCTGGTCACCGCCGGGGGCAAGCGGGTGCGCCCCAGGCTGGTCTTCCTGAGCAGCAATGCCCTGGGGGGGGTGCCCCACGCCATGGAGCTGGCCCTGGCGGTGGAGCTCCTCCACTCGGCCTCGCTCCTGCACGACGACCTGGTGGACGATGCCGAGACCCGGCGGGGCAAGGAGGCAGCCTTCCGCAAGTACGGCAACGCGGTCTCGGTCCTCTCGGGGGACTACCTACTCTCTCGCCTGATGGCCCTGCTGGCCCAGACCAACCGGATGGAGCTGGTGGCCATGTTCGCCGAGGTGGCCCGGGAGCTTTCAGAGGCCGAGGTGCTGCAGTTCCAGGTGGCTGCTTTGCACGAGCACTCGCTGGAAAACTACGAGCGCATCATCGACGGCAAGACCGCCTCGGTGATGCGGCTGGCCTGCGAGGGGGCAGCCGTTCTGGGCCAGGCCCCCCTGCCCTACCGCGAAGCCCTGGCCCGTTTCGGGCGGCTCTACGGCCAGGCCTTCCAGATGCGCGACGACTACCTGGACCTGATGGGCAGCCCAGAGGTGTTGGGCAAGCCCGCGGGGGGGGATGTGCGCGAGGGCAAGGTTACCCTCATCACCCTTCACCTGCTCGAGCAGCACCCCGAGGAGGTGGGGGCCATCCTCAAGCGCCGGGGCCGCGAGCCGGGGGACATCGCCCGTCTGCGCGAGCTGGCAGTGGCCTCAGGGGCAGCGCGGCGGGTGGAGACGGCCATCGCGGCGCGGGTAGAGGCCGCCGTTGCCGCCTTGCGCGCGCTGCCGCCCTCGAGCGCCAGGGAAGAGCTGGAGGCTCTGGCCCGGCGGGAACAGGTGCGAACCCACTAG
- a CDS encoding redox-sensing transcriptional repressor Rex, with the protein MARVPSAAISRLVTYLRILEELEARGIHRTSSEQLAEEAQVTAFQVRKDLSYFGSYGTRGVGYTVQVLRRELRQILGLNRRWGLCIVGMGRLGQAIADYPGFSEIFELRGLFDHDPAKWGLHFHGLAVEGMEHLPRAIHERRIEFGLLAVPAEAAQAVANRLVESGIKGILNFAPVVLEVPKEVAVENVDFLAGLSRLAFFALNPRWREEMLG; encoded by the coding sequence ATGGCTAGAGTCCCCAGCGCCGCCATATCCCGCCTGGTCACCTATCTGCGCATCCTGGAAGAGCTCGAGGCCCGCGGCATCCACCGCACCTCCTCCGAGCAGCTGGCCGAGGAGGCCCAGGTAACCGCCTTCCAGGTGCGCAAGGACCTCTCCTACTTCGGCAGCTACGGCACCCGTGGGGTGGGGTACACCGTGCAGGTGCTGCGGCGCGAGCTCAGGCAGATCCTGGGCCTCAACCGCCGCTGGGGGCTCTGCATCGTGGGCATGGGCCGGCTGGGCCAGGCCATCGCCGACTACCCCGGCTTCAGCGAAATCTTCGAGCTGCGGGGCCTCTTCGACCACGACCCGGCCAAGTGGGGCCTCCACTTCCACGGCCTGGCCGTAGAGGGTATGGAACACCTGCCGCGGGCTATCCACGAGCGTCGCATCGAGTTCGGCCTGCTGGCGGTGCCCGCCGAGGCGGCCCAGGCCGTGGCCAACCGGCTGGTGGAGTCGGGGATCAAGGGCATCCTGAACTTCGCCCCCGTGGTGCTGGAGGTGCCCAAAGAAGTGGCCGTGGAAAATGTAGACTTCTTAGCGGGCCTGAGCCGGCTCGCCTTCTTCGCGCTCAACCCCAGGTGGAGAGAGGAGATGCTCGGATGA
- a CDS encoding SPOR domain-containing protein yields MGWLRTNWLDALIFLLVALIMIGVVLFLTGVNPFAPTTQAPPQPQTASPPQNPAPPAQSESEPVITLLPVPQAPPKPVPAPPKASEKPAPSESPAPRPNPAPASPLPQARRPSLAAEAGGSWWVVVGAFSQPENAARLAQSLRAEGYPVRLEAAENLTRVWVGPYASEGRARSVASTLSHHGPRVTRQAPTTPPPSPTRRYLQVGAFRNPESAQPVIEAVRAAGYPVVLVEEGGLVKVRVGPLEDTATAAAALRARGLEVLEVR; encoded by the coding sequence ATGGGCTGGCTTCGCACCAACTGGCTTGACGCGCTGATCTTCCTGCTGGTCGCGCTCATCATGATTGGCGTCGTGCTCTTTCTGACCGGGGTCAACCCCTTCGCCCCCACCACCCAGGCCCCACCCCAGCCCCAGACCGCCTCACCCCCGCAAAACCCTGCCCCACCGGCGCAGAGCGAAAGCGAGCCGGTCATAACGCTGCTTCCGGTACCGCAGGCCCCACCCAAGCCGGTGCCCGCTCCCCCTAAGGCGAGCGAGAAGCCCGCCCCCTCTGAAAGCCCTGCCCCCCGCCCCAACCCGGCTCCCGCCTCTCCCCTACCCCAGGCCCGCCGTCCGAGCCTGGCCGCCGAGGCTGGAGGGAGCTGGTGGGTGGTGGTGGGGGCCTTCAGCCAGCCGGAGAACGCCGCACGGCTGGCCCAGAGCCTCCGGGCAGAGGGCTACCCGGTCCGCCTCGAGGCGGCCGAGAACCTCACCCGTGTCTGGGTAGGGCCCTACGCCAGCGAGGGTCGGGCCCGCAGCGTCGCCAGCACCCTGAGCCACCACGGACCCCGGGTCACCCGCCAGGCTCCCACCACCCCTCCGCCCAGCCCGACCCGGCGCTACCTGCAGGTGGGGGCCTTCCGCAACCCTGAAAGCGCCCAACCGGTCATTGAGGCCGTGCGGGCGGCAGGCTACCCAGTGGTGCTGGTGGAGGAGGGTGGGCTGGTGAAGGTGCGGGTAGGTCCCCTCGAGGACACCGCCACCGCCGCGGCCGCCCTGCGGGCCCGGGGGCTTGAGGTACTGGAGGTCCGATAG
- a CDS encoding tetratricopeptide repeat protein, which translates to MKQFLCAALLVFSVGWAQQNPSAVQQALQQAQAALEAGRLNEAVQGFEAVIARDFTNYTAHFGLGLALYRLGDLRGAAFEFTQLTVLDPSRFEGWFNLGVVRDRQGQAAEAAEAFGKAIEVGEKANLGPTDLKPAYVGQVKALRAQGQHEAAAGAARRGLEKLPGDPDLTVLLADSLVRAGKPLEALPLLYQVLGRDPSNVLVISQIADIYVAQGLPQRALREIDRGLEAAQDNAVRAQLLLKKSSLQQGRDQLASLQEAVRLDPKLWTAQYNLGVARLREGNTRGALEAFQSAYAQNPDDPRILLGLATTYDRLGQAAEAGRFAAMAARLSQGNERFEALFLQGKSAYTLRRYGEAVELLSQVTQQRPDNAEAWFLLGVSQFNLKDYAAAAQSLERAQSLAPSAATAANLGAALYSAGRYSDAERVLSQAVALDGRNPVAWYNLGLALRSLGRTAEARRAWQRSAELGYAPARELLR; encoded by the coding sequence ATGAAACAATTCCTGTGCGCGGCGCTTCTGGTTTTTTCCGTGGGCTGGGCGCAGCAAAACCCATCCGCGGTACAGCAGGCCCTACAACAAGCCCAGGCCGCCCTCGAGGCCGGGCGCCTCAACGAGGCCGTGCAGGGCTTCGAAGCGGTCATCGCCCGCGATTTCACCAACTACACCGCCCACTTCGGGCTGGGGCTGGCCCTCTACCGCCTGGGCGACCTGCGGGGGGCGGCCTTCGAGTTCACCCAGCTTACCGTGCTCGACCCCAGCCGCTTCGAGGGCTGGTTCAACCTGGGGGTGGTGCGCGACCGGCAGGGCCAGGCCGCCGAGGCCGCCGAGGCCTTTGGCAAGGCCATAGAGGTGGGCGAGAAAGCCAACCTGGGGCCCACCGACCTGAAACCCGCCTACGTGGGCCAGGTCAAGGCCCTGCGCGCCCAGGGGCAGCACGAGGCCGCCGCCGGCGCAGCCCGCAGAGGGCTGGAGAAGCTACCCGGCGACCCCGACCTGACTGTTCTTCTGGCCGACAGCCTGGTGCGGGCGGGCAAGCCCCTGGAAGCCCTGCCCCTGCTCTACCAGGTTCTGGGCCGCGACCCCAGCAACGTGCTGGTCATCTCCCAAATTGCCGATATCTACGTAGCGCAAGGCCTGCCCCAGCGGGCTTTGCGCGAAATCGACCGGGGGCTGGAGGCAGCCCAGGACAACGCGGTGCGGGCCCAGCTCCTGCTCAAGAAGTCGAGCCTGCAGCAGGGACGCGATCAGCTTGCCTCCCTGCAGGAGGCCGTGCGCCTAGACCCCAAGCTCTGGACTGCCCAGTACAACCTAGGCGTGGCCCGGTTGCGCGAGGGCAACACCCGCGGCGCGCTGGAGGCTTTCCAAAGCGCCTACGCACAAAACCCCGATGACCCCCGGATCCTGCTGGGGCTGGCCACCACCTACGACCGGCTGGGCCAGGCCGCCGAGGCCGGCCGCTTCGCCGCTATGGCCGCCCGCTTGAGCCAAGGGAACGAGCGGTTCGAGGCCCTCTTCCTCCAGGGCAAGTCGGCCTACACCCTGCGCCGCTACGGCGAGGCGGTGGAGCTCCTCAGCCAGGTCACCCAGCAGAGGCCCGACAACGCCGAGGCTTGGTTCCTCCTGGGGGTCTCCCAGTTCAACCTGAAGGACTACGCCGCCGCGGCCCAGTCGCTGGAAAGGGCCCAGAGCCTCGCCCCAAGCGCCGCCACTGCGGCCAACCTGGGGGCGGCCCTCTACTCGGCCGGCCGCTACTCCGACGCTGAACGGGTGCTTTCCCAGGCCGTGGCCCTGGACGGCCGCAACCCGGTGGCCTGGTACAACCTGGGCCTGGCCCTGCGCTCCTTGGGGCGCACCGCCGAGGCCCGCCGGGCCTGGCAACGTTCGGCCGAGCTGGGGTATGCCCCCGCCCGCGAGCTGTTGCGCTAG
- the fni gene encoding type 2 isopentenyl-diphosphate Delta-isomerase, which translates to MKEPPDIQKRKRKHLEVCLSEPVEYTRTTTGFERYRLRYRALPELSLEEVDLTTPFLGKTLRAPFLIGAMTGGEAQGARINRALAQAAEALGVGMMLGSQRVMLERPQARASFQVRAFAPTALLVGNLGLAQLNRGYGKAELEEAVALVGADALALHANPLQEALQLGGDTDFRGLVAKLQRLLPQLPFPVLLKEVGHGIGREVAGMLAGLPLAALDVAGAGGTSWARVEELVHHGRIVHPELVELGLPTAEALVECRETLPHLPLIASGGIRTGIDAAKALALGAQAVAVARPLLAPALEGPEAVVAWIQAFLHELRVALYTIGARTPAEALGRIERVK; encoded by the coding sequence GTGAAGGAACCCCCTGACATCCAAAAGCGCAAGCGCAAGCACCTCGAGGTCTGCCTCTCCGAGCCCGTCGAGTACACCCGGACCACCACCGGGTTTGAGCGCTACCGGCTGCGCTACCGGGCCCTGCCGGAGCTCTCCTTGGAGGAAGTAGACCTCACCACCCCCTTCCTGGGCAAGACCCTCCGGGCCCCCTTCCTGATCGGGGCCATGACCGGGGGCGAGGCCCAGGGGGCCCGCATCAACCGGGCCCTGGCCCAGGCCGCCGAGGCCCTGGGGGTGGGGATGATGCTGGGCAGCCAACGGGTGATGCTCGAGCGTCCCCAGGCCCGCGCCAGCTTCCAGGTGCGCGCGTTTGCCCCCACCGCGCTGCTGGTGGGCAACCTGGGGCTGGCCCAGCTCAACCGGGGTTATGGCAAAGCCGAGCTGGAGGAGGCCGTGGCCCTGGTGGGGGCCGATGCCCTGGCGCTGCACGCCAACCCCCTGCAAGAAGCCCTTCAGCTCGGGGGCGACACCGACTTCCGGGGCCTTGTGGCCAAGCTGCAGAGGCTGCTGCCCCAGCTTCCCTTCCCTGTGCTGCTGAAGGAGGTGGGCCACGGCATCGGCCGCGAGGTGGCCGGGATGCTGGCCGGCCTTCCCCTCGCAGCGCTGGACGTGGCCGGGGCGGGGGGAACGAGCTGGGCGCGGGTGGAAGAGCTGGTGCACCACGGGCGCATCGTCCATCCCGAGCTGGTGGAGCTCGGCCTGCCCACCGCCGAAGCGCTGGTGGAGTGCCGCGAAACCCTGCCCCACCTGCCCCTCATCGCCTCTGGGGGCATCCGCACCGGCATCGACGCGGCCAAGGCCCTGGCCCTTGGGGCCCAGGCGGTGGCGGTGGCCCGCCCCTTGCTGGCGCCCGCTTTGGAGGGCCCCGAGGCGGTGGTGGCCTGGATTCAGGCTTTCCTCCACGAGCTCCGCGTCGCCCTCTACACCATCGGGGCCCGGACCCCGGCCGAGGCTTTGGGCCGCATCGAGCGGGTGAAGTAG
- a CDS encoding 2-hydroxyacid dehydrogenase translates to MVLLVPESTAPEHLAGLPEGVEVAFFPKEGPLPEKVLAAEFAVAPYGGARRFLAELPRLERLRVVQTLTAGVDWILPRLPAGVVLCDAAGVHDAPVAEWVVGAILSAYKHFPEFRDAQREGRWAYRWLEDLEGATVLFLGYGSIARATEARLAPFGVSFLRVARTPREGVHTLAELEGLLPQADIVVNLLPLTPETRGLVGSRHFAWMKPGALFVNAGRGKTVDPGALLEAVQAQRIRLCTDVTEPEPLPEDHPLWSLPGVFITPHVAGSTPKLFERGFRLVREQVARYLRGEPLLNVVQEGY, encoded by the coding sequence ATGGTGCTCCTGGTTCCCGAGTCCACCGCACCTGAACATCTCGCAGGGCTGCCCGAAGGGGTGGAGGTGGCCTTTTTCCCCAAGGAGGGTCCCCTTCCGGAAAAGGTCCTGGCGGCCGAGTTCGCGGTGGCCCCCTATGGAGGGGCGCGGCGTTTCCTGGCCGAGCTGCCCCGCCTAGAACGCCTGAGGGTGGTGCAGACCCTGACGGCAGGGGTGGACTGGATCCTGCCCAGGCTGCCCGCGGGCGTGGTGCTTTGCGATGCGGCGGGGGTGCACGATGCGCCGGTGGCGGAGTGGGTTGTGGGTGCCATTCTCTCGGCCTACAAGCACTTCCCCGAGTTTCGCGATGCCCAGCGGGAAGGGCGCTGGGCCTACCGCTGGCTGGAGGACCTCGAGGGGGCCACGGTGCTTTTCCTGGGGTATGGCTCCATCGCCCGGGCCACCGAGGCTCGGCTGGCCCCTTTCGGGGTCTCCTTCCTGCGGGTGGCCCGCACGCCCCGCGAGGGGGTGCACACCCTGGCCGAGCTGGAGGGGCTTTTGCCCCAGGCCGACATCGTGGTCAACCTGCTGCCCCTCACCCCCGAGACCCGTGGGCTGGTGGGGTCTCGCCACTTCGCCTGGATGAAGCCGGGGGCCCTCTTCGTGAACGCCGGGCGGGGCAAGACGGTGGACCCCGGGGCCCTGCTCGAGGCGGTTCAGGCCCAACGGATACGCCTTTGCACCGATGTGACCGAGCCCGAACCCCTGCCCGAAGACCATCCCCTCTGGTCGCTGCCCGGGGTCTTCATTACCCCTCATGTGGCGGGGTCTACCCCTAAGCTCTTCGAGCGGGGCTTCCGGCTGGTGCGGGAGCAGGTGGCCCGCTACTTGCGGGGCGAGCCGCTTTTGAATGTGGTGCAGGAGGGCTACTAG